The Caulobacter vibrioides sequence GCTGTGAGACTTGATGGGGGTGAGCCCAAGATCATTCAATTTAGTAAGGCGCGTGCGGCTTAGAGTTCGTCTTGTTCATCGCGCGGTCACGTGCGATGTGGCATTGCAATTTCCAGGTCTGACAAGTCCTAGATGAGACGCTATTCCATGATCGGTTTTTCGAAACTCTCGCGCGTGTTCGCCATGTGGGCGGCCGTGGTTTTCATGATGGTATCGACGTCGAGCGGCATGGCTCATGCCCAGGTCGGCTCCGAACCCGCGCCCGTGACGGGCGCGGCGCAGGCGATAGACTATCTGCTGGGCCCGGGCGACAAGGTTCGGGTCACTGTGTATGGCGAGGAATCGCTGTCGGGCGAGTTCTTCGTAGCCGGCAGCGGGCTGATGTCCTTGCCCCTGATTGGCGAGATCAAGGTCGGCGGCATGACCGTCGGCCAGTTCCAGTCGGCGGTCCAGGACAAGCTGAAGGATGGCTATCTGAAGGACCCGCGCGTCAGCGCCGAAGTGCTGACCTTCCGCCCGTTTTACATCCTGGGCGAAGTCGAGAAGCCGGGCACCTACCCCTACACCTCTGGCCTGACGGTCCAGAACGCTGTGGCGACGGCGGGCGGCTTCACCTACCGGGCCGATAAGAAGAACGTTTTCATCAAACGCAATGGCGCAACGTCGGAAGTTAAGGGCGAACTGACGCCCTCGACCTTGGTGGCGCCTGGCGACACGATCCGGATCGGCGAGCGCTTCTTCTGATCCTGACGAGAAAACCCAATGTGCAAAGGTCCGGCGGAAACGTCGGGCCTTTTTGTTTGTCGGCCGTCGACAGCGTT is a genomic window containing:
- a CDS encoding polysaccharide biosynthesis/export family protein — its product is MIGFSKLSRVFAMWAAVVFMMVSTSSGMAHAQVGSEPAPVTGAAQAIDYLLGPGDKVRVTVYGEESLSGEFFVAGSGLMSLPLIGEIKVGGMTVGQFQSAVQDKLKDGYLKDPRVSAEVLTFRPFYILGEVEKPGTYPYTSGLTVQNAVATAGGFTYRADKKNVFIKRNGATSEVKGELTPSTLVAPGDTIRIGERFF